A section of the Rossellomorea marisflavi genome encodes:
- a CDS encoding MFS transporter translates to MITAKDPLWTRSFVMLMVGNLFVFMSFQMLIPTLPPYIKSIGASGFEIGLVTTLFSLGAVLSRPFIGFMLEYKERKPLVLGGAAMLLAITIIYPLSSVVLIFLLFRFVHGLVWGWSTTVNGTAAVDVVPKSRLGEGMGYYGLSITIGMIIAPSLGIYLYQVTTFTNLIITSGILGLIAVLLLAIVRYQTPKVVKETKKENLTFSYRDSLIEKSSWFPAFITIVITFGYGTIVTFIVIFGDERGIDHIFLFYLFNAILASLSRPIAGKWFDQRGPKGLVLFCIAVTFIGMWVLSYAHSDVMISIAGVLFGIGFGSLIPTLQSWTLSLTPEHRRGVANGMFFSSIDLGIGLSGLVFGVLAQYIEIGILFQISSIFLLAAFFIAIFHGRKKKLVHQAAS, encoded by the coding sequence ATGATCACTGCGAAAGATCCCCTATGGACACGATCTTTTGTGATGCTGATGGTAGGGAACCTGTTTGTATTCATGTCATTCCAGATGCTCATCCCGACGCTTCCGCCCTATATCAAATCAATCGGGGCCTCGGGTTTTGAAATCGGACTGGTCACAACATTATTTTCCCTAGGTGCGGTTCTCAGCCGGCCGTTCATCGGTTTCATGCTTGAGTATAAAGAAAGGAAGCCCCTTGTCTTGGGGGGAGCGGCCATGCTCCTTGCCATCACAATCATCTATCCCCTGTCGAGTGTCGTCCTGATCTTCCTGTTGTTCAGGTTCGTTCACGGTCTGGTGTGGGGATGGTCGACGACGGTCAACGGCACGGCGGCCGTGGATGTGGTCCCGAAATCAAGGCTTGGTGAGGGGATGGGCTATTACGGACTGTCGATCACGATAGGCATGATCATCGCCCCGAGTCTTGGAATCTATCTTTACCAGGTTACGACCTTCACGAATCTGATCATCACCTCCGGCATACTGGGGCTCATTGCGGTTCTCCTGCTTGCGATTGTGCGCTATCAGACCCCGAAGGTCGTCAAGGAGACGAAAAAAGAGAACTTGACCTTTTCATACCGGGATTCCCTTATTGAGAAGTCGAGCTGGTTCCCGGCCTTCATTACGATTGTCATCACCTTCGGCTACGGCACGATCGTAACATTCATCGTGATATTCGGAGACGAACGGGGCATCGATCATATCTTCCTGTTCTACCTCTTCAATGCCATCCTGGCGTCGCTCTCTAGGCCGATTGCGGGGAAATGGTTTGATCAGAGGGGGCCGAAGGGGCTTGTTCTGTTCTGCATCGCCGTGACGTTCATCGGAATGTGGGTGCTCTCCTATGCCCATTCGGATGTCATGATCTCCATTGCAGGCGTTTTATTCGGAATCGGTTTCGGCTCCTTGATTCCGACGCTTCAATCCTGGACCCTTTCGTTGACGCCGGAGCACAGGCGAGGTGTCGCAAATGGAATGTTCTTCTCATCCATCGATCTTGGAATCGGGCTGAGTGGGCTGGTATTCGGTGTATTGGCACAGTATATCGAGATCGGGATCTTGTTCCAGATCTCAAGCATTTTCCTGTTGGCTGCCTTTTTTATCGCGATTTTCCACGGGAGGAAGAAGAAATTGGTGCATCAGGCGGCCTCGTAG
- the pxpB gene encoding 5-oxoprolinase subunit PxpB — MDYSLRPLGDHALVIEAGPSIDHATHVKVRSICSAIERADLSWITDIVPAFTTVTLHYDPTNLDDPGRLPYETAMNRIHMILSSTPLETDKEPRTIEIPVCYGGDFGPDLESVAEWNALTPEKVIELHSASPYLIHMIGFSPGFPYLGGMPEEIATPRRKEPRLKVPRGSVGIAGSQTGIYPLESPGGWQLIGRTPVALFDTEACPPGLLQAGDRLRFKPITAAEYKEMEANR, encoded by the coding sequence GTGGATTATTCCTTACGTCCCTTGGGAGATCATGCCCTCGTCATCGAGGCCGGTCCCTCAATCGATCACGCTACCCATGTGAAGGTCAGGAGCATCTGCTCTGCTATCGAACGGGCAGATCTCTCCTGGATTACTGATATCGTACCCGCCTTCACCACGGTCACACTCCACTACGACCCTACGAATCTGGACGATCCGGGCCGGCTCCCTTACGAAACAGCAATGAATAGAATACATATGATCCTTTCTTCCACACCTCTTGAAACCGATAAGGAGCCGAGGACAATCGAGATACCGGTATGCTATGGGGGCGACTTCGGGCCTGATTTGGAGTCTGTGGCAGAGTGGAATGCCCTGACTCCCGAAAAGGTGATAGAGTTGCACTCCGCCTCTCCTTACCTGATTCATATGATTGGTTTTTCCCCCGGGTTTCCATATCTCGGCGGCATGCCTGAAGAAATCGCGACTCCGCGAAGAAAGGAACCGCGCCTCAAGGTTCCGCGTGGCTCCGTCGGCATCGCCGGAAGCCAGACAGGCATCTATCCCCTGGAAAGCCCCGGCGGCTGGCAGCTGATCGGGCGGACGCCCGTCGCTCTGTTCGACACTGAGGCTTGTCCGCCCGGCTTGTTACAGGCAGGCGACCGCCTTCGATTCAAACCCATAACCGCTGCAGAATACAAAGAAATGGAGGCCAACCGATGA
- the thiT gene encoding energy-coupled thiamine transporter ThiT, producing MKNMKLIVLIEVAIMAALAVVVDLIPSIKLTPSISFNVAMVPIFLLAFRRGFKAATLAGFIWGLLQVALGEAWVVHPVQVFLEYFVAFAFIGGAGLFSSRIQSAVRDGRKKGLLSWMLLAILVGSVARYFWHFIAGVFFFGYLAPDNLSPILFSFAANGASMLGSAILCAIVLCALVATAPRLVKVEDGRSVNRKAA from the coding sequence ATGAAGAATATGAAGCTCATCGTCTTGATCGAAGTGGCGATCATGGCGGCCCTGGCCGTCGTGGTCGATCTGATTCCATCCATCAAGCTCACACCGTCGATTTCTTTCAATGTGGCCATGGTGCCGATCTTCCTGTTGGCATTCAGAAGGGGCTTCAAGGCTGCCACCCTGGCCGGGTTCATCTGGGGATTGTTACAGGTCGCCCTCGGGGAAGCCTGGGTCGTTCATCCGGTACAGGTCTTCCTTGAGTATTTCGTGGCTTTCGCCTTTATCGGTGGGGCTGGACTATTCAGCAGCCGGATCCAGAGCGCTGTGCGCGATGGGAGGAAGAAGGGGCTGCTGAGTTGGATGCTTCTCGCTATTTTGGTCGGAAGCGTGGCCCGTTATTTCTGGCATTTCATTGCGGGTGTGTTCTTCTTCGGATATTTGGCGCCGGATAACCTGTCGCCGATTCTGTTTTCATTTGCTGCCAACGGAGCTTCGATGCTCGGTTCGGCGATACTTTGCGCCATTGTTTTATGCGCGCTGGTGGCTACAGCACCCCGACTTGTCAAAGTCGAGGATGGACGTTCCGTCAATCGTAAAGCTGCGTGA
- a CDS encoding STAS domain-containing protein translates to MTTHSLALYEYLNENAYHFTEEWAARQRVKYGSHYSAEAPQDVQERVKEQNATYARLLAKCLIRPEEEMKEAIDEWTKKTAADRSRSTTTLDEVVRNSAVFRRVYWNFVKKFVNESGLEIGVAEVFHWEEQLNSSLDYVLERFTSHYLTYIMDRLQAQSDLINELSSPVISLTDEIGLLPLIGDIDTARARSILEGTLQQSSQSQLSTLIIDLSGVLLIDTMVAQQLFHLVDALNLLGVKSIMTGIRPEVAQTAIHLGLDFSEVRTENSLKRIMTSIFAT, encoded by the coding sequence ATGACGACACATTCACTAGCACTATATGAGTATCTGAACGAAAATGCCTATCACTTCACTGAGGAATGGGCCGCCCGCCAACGCGTGAAGTACGGCTCCCATTATTCCGCCGAGGCACCCCAGGATGTACAGGAGCGGGTTAAAGAGCAGAATGCGACTTACGCCAGGCTCTTGGCCAAATGCCTGATCCGCCCAGAAGAAGAGATGAAGGAAGCGATTGATGAGTGGACGAAGAAAACGGCTGCCGATCGCAGCCGCTCTACCACCACCCTTGATGAAGTGGTAAGGAATTCAGCCGTCTTCAGGAGAGTCTATTGGAACTTCGTCAAAAAATTCGTCAACGAGTCCGGTCTTGAAATCGGTGTTGCTGAAGTCTTCCATTGGGAAGAACAACTGAACAGCTCACTAGACTACGTACTTGAACGCTTCACTTCCCATTATTTGACCTATATCATGGACAGGCTTCAAGCCCAGTCTGATCTCATCAATGAATTGAGCTCGCCCGTCATCTCCTTGACAGATGAAATCGGCCTCCTTCCCCTCATTGGCGATATCGATACAGCCAGGGCAAGGAGCATACTGGAAGGAACGCTTCAGCAGAGCTCACAATCTCAGCTCTCCACCCTGATCATCGATCTTTCCGGTGTCCTTCTCATCGACACGATGGTCGCACAGCAACTGTTCCATCTGGTGGATGCCCTCAACCTTCTCGGCGTGAAATCGATCATGACCGGGATCCGCCCCGAAGTGGCCCAGACAGCGATCCATCTTGGACTGGACTTCTCGGAAGTGCGCACGGAGAATTCACTGAAACGGATCATGACGTCCATCTTTGCCACATAA
- a CDS encoding threonine/serine exporter family protein, translating into MEAKMMRRYDIMEVCLLAGKIMLQSGAETYRVEDTMMRIAASYGIKESHSYVTPTGIIFSIETEEPTKTKLIRINERSTDLEKVTLVNSLSRQISKGHLSVEEAFHALEKLDESDLSYPFKLQLLAATIASGCFLIMFLGSWNDFIPAAITGGVGYICLIYFQRVVPIKFFSEFLASLIIGMLAFGFVQSGIGHQLDKIVIGSVMPLVPGLLITNAVRDLMAGHLVSGLSKGAEAFLTAFAIGGGVAVVFTLL; encoded by the coding sequence ATGGAAGCAAAAATGATGCGAAGATACGATATCATGGAGGTATGCCTCCTTGCAGGGAAAATCATGCTGCAAAGCGGCGCTGAAACGTACAGGGTGGAAGATACCATGATGCGGATCGCAGCCTCCTACGGGATCAAGGAATCCCACAGTTATGTGACGCCCACGGGTATCATCTTTTCAATTGAAACAGAAGAACCGACCAAGACGAAATTGATCAGGATCAACGAGCGCTCCACGGACCTTGAGAAAGTGACGCTCGTCAATAGCCTCTCCAGGCAGATCAGCAAAGGGCATCTGTCTGTGGAAGAGGCCTTTCATGCGCTTGAGAAGCTGGATGAATCGGATCTTTCCTATCCGTTCAAGCTTCAGCTCCTGGCAGCCACCATTGCGAGCGGCTGTTTCCTGATCATGTTCCTTGGATCCTGGAATGACTTTATCCCGGCAGCCATTACGGGCGGTGTCGGTTACATCTGCCTGATCTATTTCCAACGGGTCGTACCGATCAAGTTCTTCTCCGAGTTCTTGGCTAGTCTGATCATCGGCATGCTTGCCTTTGGATTCGTCCAGTCAGGTATCGGGCATCAGCTGGATAAAATCGTCATCGGCTCCGTCATGCCCTTGGTACCGGGGCTGTTGATCACCAACGCCGTCAGGGATTTGATGGCAGGTCATCTTGTATCCGGCCTGAGCAAAGGGGCAGAAGCGTTTCTGACGGCGTTCGCCATCGGTGGCGGGGTTGCGGTTGTCTTCACATTGTTGTAA
- a CDS encoding threonine/serine exporter family protein, with the protein MFVVEHMVTSFISAAAFGIIFNAPKQSLFKCGIVGMLGWMIYIVLFTFEIDTVIATLAASFVVAVVSQIFAKMYKTPVIIFSVAGIIPLVPGGIAYDAMRNFVQNDYNMAMNLAAKAFMISGSIAIGLVFSEVINQVIRNAKLSSSARRMR; encoded by the coding sequence ATGTTTGTTGTTGAACATATGGTGACGAGCTTCATTTCGGCTGCCGCTTTCGGAATCATCTTCAATGCTCCGAAGCAATCGCTGTTCAAATGCGGCATCGTCGGGATGCTCGGATGGATGATCTATATCGTCCTGTTCACCTTTGAAATCGATACCGTCATTGCCACGCTTGCGGCTTCGTTCGTCGTGGCGGTGGTATCGCAGATATTTGCCAAGATGTACAAAACCCCGGTGATCATCTTCAGTGTTGCCGGGATCATCCCCCTTGTTCCGGGGGGCATCGCTTATGATGCCATGAGGAACTTTGTCCAGAATGATTACAATATGGCCATGAACCTCGCAGCTAAAGCATTCATGATCTCAGGGTCGATTGCAATCGGTCTCGTCTTCTCCGAGGTCATCAATCAGGTGATCCGAAACGCAAAGCTCAGTTCCTCTGCGCGCAGGATGAGATGA
- a CDS encoding GTP-binding protein: MTEEKLLMEKTFHETFTGDIGRNLHPIEVLGAAFVEEQKNEPYDLTDIRFAQGEVYFHCKDYEAAIFKWENVQNEREPWAKKNIADAYYELGMLSSAEDVYTAIQTEGVVLTMEVSLQLFSLYIEREKIQEAYRVIEKALGIDPDYPNVSSIARAFYEGQQDWNNAIELAVREALRTKDGKWFSVLEEYAVKGYTTSFAPAYFHDLLIASYESDSRQFRGLVAAFWNSYKVEPALHIEWMQTINTIFEYVQIENHESWDDILSLYKESFNGFMESGHLIHDLQPFMPGLVTNWLKVSRAGSSLLAASAVLAWNDVFSYSLEPGVAEEAEALLIESAEDARFEDVLLFLNRIMAWSESNRVPVGYKTKWISEQLMDYSRNHIVVAGSVSSGKSSFVQSVLGESIGESEGSTVVYTYHDQPVEVSEIHGEGVRRVESIADFEEVMHREAFVEYKIPSDFLKKNSAVLIDVQAGQRHQDDLASFYPVADGLLYVLNAEAPFNAEDRQVLRRLQEIDQPVKINFLLNKMDKVGVHPDDVIESVERKAKEWFPEAEVLPYSSLEAVSIQRTGVEAFMTRHYDMSPAYIKAERGTKLFYLVRKTLKDLYSIRKNKEIALKESIAKNEDILSRLSGFHNHLGDMQGEKIALIKDSFHERKEAVKKEIRTEIPNILHKCSELINEESDYKNIHTELNEAMNTRIQEYLQNDLMPRYLDSLQEWLAASKHELQESQEYLYEMSSTFNGLFGEERVVLQCDDQVLDDWRRDVSRMGTRAQIDKENILLRFKPAQFLLKSAGKLLGVLPQNKTLLYNQYKRYLENEDYGDITESVVTKFFLQFDLFEKSLEQDIRSFYAQPFHQLSLTIKGTEGEIMEDKELLSEIKADPERYFDPITLFEVKLLQYEYMMKASYQPSQKYSR, translated from the coding sequence ATGACAGAAGAAAAACTGCTAATGGAAAAAACATTCCATGAAACATTCACAGGGGACATCGGAAGGAATCTTCATCCCATCGAGGTCCTGGGTGCTGCCTTCGTCGAAGAACAGAAGAATGAGCCTTATGACCTGACCGATATCCGTTTTGCACAAGGGGAAGTCTACTTCCACTGCAAGGATTATGAAGCGGCCATCTTTAAGTGGGAAAACGTACAGAACGAGCGTGAGCCTTGGGCAAAGAAGAATATTGCCGATGCTTATTATGAGCTCGGGATGCTTTCTTCCGCCGAAGATGTATATACGGCCATCCAAACCGAAGGAGTCGTACTGACGATGGAGGTATCCCTGCAATTATTCTCCCTTTATATTGAACGGGAGAAGATTCAGGAAGCATACCGTGTCATCGAGAAGGCACTCGGCATCGATCCGGACTATCCAAATGTCTCCTCGATCGCCCGTGCATTCTACGAGGGCCAGCAGGATTGGAATAATGCCATCGAGCTTGCAGTGAGGGAAGCGCTCCGCACGAAGGACGGCAAATGGTTTTCCGTTCTAGAGGAATACGCGGTCAAAGGGTATACCACATCGTTTGCCCCTGCGTACTTCCACGACCTCCTCATCGCTTCCTATGAGAGCGATTCAAGGCAGTTCCGGGGACTTGTCGCAGCGTTCTGGAACAGCTACAAGGTGGAACCTGCACTGCATATCGAGTGGATGCAGACGATCAATACCATTTTTGAATACGTGCAGATCGAGAACCATGAATCGTGGGATGATATCCTTTCCCTTTATAAGGAATCCTTCAACGGCTTCATGGAGAGCGGTCATCTGATCCATGATCTGCAGCCCTTCATGCCCGGTCTTGTGACAAACTGGCTCAAAGTGAGCCGTGCGGGATCGTCCTTGCTTGCGGCTTCTGCCGTGCTTGCATGGAACGATGTGTTCTCATATTCCCTTGAGCCTGGGGTTGCGGAAGAAGCCGAGGCGCTGCTCATCGAGTCGGCAGAAGATGCCCGCTTCGAGGATGTCCTCCTCTTCCTTAACCGGATCATGGCTTGGTCCGAATCGAATCGTGTACCTGTAGGCTATAAGACAAAATGGATCTCCGAGCAGCTGATGGATTATAGCAGGAACCATATCGTCGTCGCAGGAAGTGTTTCAAGCGGGAAGTCTTCCTTCGTGCAGTCTGTCCTCGGTGAGAGTATCGGGGAATCAGAAGGCTCGACGGTGGTCTACACCTATCATGATCAGCCTGTCGAAGTAAGTGAAATCCATGGAGAAGGCGTTCGCCGCGTGGAGAGCATCGCTGATTTTGAAGAGGTGATGCACAGGGAAGCGTTTGTTGAGTACAAGATCCCTTCAGACTTCCTGAAGAAAAACAGTGCCGTCCTTATTGATGTCCAGGCCGGACAAAGGCATCAGGATGATCTTGCTTCGTTCTATCCTGTGGCAGACGGTCTGCTGTATGTACTGAATGCCGAGGCGCCGTTCAATGCAGAGGATCGTCAAGTGCTGCGCAGGCTGCAGGAAATCGATCAGCCCGTCAAGATCAACTTCCTGTTGAATAAAATGGATAAGGTGGGAGTACATCCGGATGATGTGATCGAATCCGTGGAACGGAAGGCGAAGGAGTGGTTCCCAGAAGCGGAAGTGCTGCCGTATTCGTCCCTTGAGGCCGTTTCCATCCAGCGTACAGGTGTAGAAGCATTCATGACCCGCCATTATGATATGAGTCCTGCGTATATCAAAGCAGAGAGAGGGACGAAGCTCTTCTACCTCGTGCGTAAAACCTTGAAGGATCTGTATTCGATCCGTAAGAATAAAGAAATCGCCTTGAAAGAAAGTATTGCGAAAAATGAAGACATCCTGTCACGACTGAGTGGATTCCACAATCATCTCGGTGATATGCAGGGAGAGAAGATCGCCCTGATCAAAGATTCCTTCCACGAGCGCAAAGAAGCGGTCAAAAAGGAAATCAGGACGGAAATCCCGAATATCCTGCATAAATGCTCCGAGCTGATCAACGAGGAAAGTGACTATAAGAATATCCATACCGAGCTCAATGAAGCGATGAATACAAGGATACAGGAATATCTCCAGAACGACCTCATGCCGAGATACCTCGATTCCCTTCAGGAATGGCTGGCAGCTTCGAAGCATGAACTGCAGGAAAGCCAGGAGTATCTCTACGAAATGAGTTCGACCTTCAATGGTCTGTTCGGGGAAGAGCGCGTCGTCCTTCAATGTGATGATCAGGTGCTCGACGACTGGAGACGGGATGTAAGCCGCATGGGGACGAGGGCACAGATCGATAAGGAGAATATCCTCCTCCGCTTCAAGCCTGCCCAGTTCCTGTTGAAGAGTGCCGGGAAGCTCTTGGGCGTGCTGCCTCAGAACAAGACGCTGCTATATAATCAGTACAAACGATACCTGGAGAATGAGGACTACGGGGATATTACAGAATCCGTAGTGACGAAATTCTTCCTACAGTTCGATCTATTCGAGAAATCGTTGGAACAGGATATCCGCTCCTTCTATGCACAACCTTTCCACCAGCTCTCTTTGACCATCAAAGGGACAGAAGGGGAAATCATGGAGGACAAGGAACTTCTGAGTGAAATAAAGGCGGATCCCGAAAGATATTTCGACCCGATCACATTATTCGAAGTGAAACTTCTGCAATATGAATATATGATGAAGGCAAGCTATCAGCCTTCTCAAAAGTATTCTCGATAA
- a CDS encoding ZIP family metal transporter encodes MFLDWLGGLNPALQALFGGTVTWGLTALGASAVFFFRKIEKHTLNMMLGFAAGVMIAASFWSLLAPSIEFSEQNGQIPWLAPAVGFLLGGLFIRLLDFVVPHLHLGNASEKAEGPPTKFKKSTLLFLAITLHNIPEGLAIGVAFGAAALGLGDATLIGAIGLAIGIGIQNMPEGAALSIPLRGEGMSRRRAFNYGQMSAIVEPIAAVIGAAAVLMIQPLLPYALAFAAGAMIFVVVEELIPESQSSGSTDLATLGLMAGFVVMMILDVSLG; translated from the coding sequence ATGTTCCTTGATTGGTTAGGCGGACTTAATCCTGCTCTACAGGCGCTTTTCGGAGGAACGGTGACTTGGGGACTTACAGCATTGGGGGCCTCTGCGGTCTTCTTTTTCAGAAAGATTGAGAAACATACATTGAATATGATGCTTGGCTTTGCTGCGGGGGTCATGATTGCAGCGTCCTTCTGGTCCCTTCTTGCTCCTTCCATCGAGTTCAGCGAGCAGAACGGGCAGATTCCGTGGCTTGCACCGGCAGTCGGTTTCCTTCTTGGAGGACTTTTCATCCGACTCCTGGATTTTGTCGTCCCCCATCTGCATCTCGGGAATGCATCGGAAAAGGCGGAGGGACCACCGACGAAGTTCAAGAAATCCACGCTCTTATTCCTTGCCATCACGCTTCATAATATTCCGGAAGGCCTTGCCATCGGGGTGGCATTCGGGGCTGCGGCACTCGGCCTTGGCGATGCGACCCTGATCGGGGCCATCGGTCTTGCCATCGGAATCGGGATTCAGAATATGCCGGAAGGGGCAGCATTATCCATTCCTCTCAGAGGAGAAGGGATGTCCCGAAGGCGGGCTTTCAACTACGGTCAGATGTCTGCCATCGTAGAGCCCATTGCGGCAGTCATCGGAGCGGCAGCCGTGCTGATGATCCAGCCGCTCCTTCCGTATGCCTTGGCATTCGCGGCAGGGGCCATGATATTCGTCGTTGTCGAGGAGTTGATACCGGAATCCCAATCTTCAGGAAGCACAGATCTCGCCACCCTGGGTCTGATGGCAGGGTTCGTGGTCATGATGATCCTGGACGTATCATTGGGTTGA
- a CDS encoding biotin-dependent carboxyltransferase family protein has product MIEVLKPGLLTTIQDIGREGFQQFGVSVSGSIDPLAHKVANLLAGNDIDSALIEITLTGPHLRFHGQTLLSICGADLSPTINGVQQPLWKPLKIEEGDILGFGILKEGCRAYLAVAGGIEVPEVMGSKSTYLRAGIGGYRGRALQKGDRLTVGTPSSLSIKMGNALTRNPTTDWSIPHQLIDHSRSRTIRIMPGNEHGQFQEESREALFNQSYTVSPRSDRMGCRLSGPAIQTETHRDMISEAVTTGTIQVPPDGQPIVLLADRQTTGGYPRIAEVASIDLPRVAQAKPGDELRFAPITHEEAQRLYLQRERQLRELRQGISLKYV; this is encoded by the coding sequence ATGATTGAAGTCTTAAAACCCGGATTACTGACGACCATACAGGATATAGGGAGAGAAGGGTTTCAGCAATTTGGCGTTTCAGTAAGCGGCAGCATTGATCCCTTGGCCCATAAAGTGGCAAATTTATTGGCGGGTAACGACATCGATTCAGCGTTGATCGAAATCACCCTTACAGGACCTCACCTGCGTTTCCACGGGCAGACCCTCCTCTCCATTTGCGGTGCCGATCTCTCCCCGACCATCAACGGGGTCCAACAGCCGCTCTGGAAGCCGCTTAAAATAGAGGAGGGAGACATCCTAGGGTTCGGCATCCTGAAAGAAGGCTGCCGTGCCTATCTGGCCGTTGCAGGAGGGATTGAAGTACCCGAGGTGATGGGCAGCAAGAGTACCTACCTACGGGCAGGGATCGGGGGCTATAGGGGCAGGGCCTTGCAGAAAGGGGACAGACTGACCGTCGGGACTCCATCAAGTCTTTCCATAAAAATGGGGAACGCGCTCACCAGGAACCCAACGACGGATTGGTCTATCCCCCATCAGCTCATCGACCACTCTCGTTCGCGGACGATCCGCATCATGCCGGGAAATGAACATGGCCAATTCCAAGAGGAAAGCCGGGAGGCACTTTTCAATCAATCCTACACAGTGTCTCCCCGGTCGGACCGGATGGGCTGCCGCTTATCGGGACCCGCCATTCAGACCGAAACTCACCGGGATATGATTTCTGAAGCCGTCACAACCGGGACCATCCAAGTACCTCCTGACGGCCAGCCGATCGTCCTCCTTGCCGATCGGCAGACCACGGGGGGATACCCAAGGATCGCCGAGGTCGCTTCCATCGATTTGCCGCGGGTCGCCCAGGCGAAGCCCGGCGATGAATTAAGATTTGCCCCCATCACCCACGAGGAAGCCCAGAGGCTGTATCTCCAGCGTGAAAGGCAGCTAAGAGAACTCAGACAGGGAATTTCCCTGAAATACGTGTGA
- a CDS encoding DedA family protein, whose product MTEYMLEAAQDWGVWGILLSLFIEGSAFPFVGTLFIVTVGFLLELSWLELFFVSFAGSALYVLGSYIPYFLSYKLGERVEARLSPERRQKLRSAQDQFTKYGIWSVAIASPLHLGNVVPFVAGMSKMDVKLYSFLTMLGITPSTFLLLSFGKFYGGDPETVMRTIDHYQNLVVGAIIAATVVYVLYKWKWKPLRKKSSVTDGGPSSIKNDDESSLRT is encoded by the coding sequence ATGACGGAATATATGCTGGAGGCTGCCCAGGATTGGGGGGTGTGGGGGATTCTCCTCTCCCTCTTCATCGAAGGGAGTGCCTTCCCATTTGTAGGTACGTTATTCATCGTGACCGTCGGGTTCTTGTTGGAACTATCGTGGCTTGAGCTCTTTTTCGTCTCTTTTGCAGGAAGTGCCCTCTACGTCTTAGGGAGCTATATCCCTTACTTCCTTAGTTATAAGCTCGGTGAAAGGGTGGAGGCACGCCTCAGCCCTGAACGCAGGCAAAAGCTTCGGTCTGCACAGGATCAGTTCACGAAGTATGGCATTTGGAGCGTGGCGATCGCGAGTCCTCTGCATCTGGGGAATGTCGTCCCATTTGTTGCAGGGATGTCCAAGATGGATGTGAAACTCTATTCCTTCCTCACCATGCTAGGGATCACGCCCTCCACCTTCCTCCTTCTCAGTTTCGGGAAATTTTACGGAGGAGATCCTGAAACCGTCATGCGTACAATCGATCATTATCAAAACCTCGTGGTCGGCGCTATCATCGCTGCCACGGTCGTATATGTCCTCTATAAATGGAAGTGGAAGCCCCTCAGGAAAAAAAGTTCCGTCACAGACGGCGGACCCTCTTCGATAAAGAACGATGATGAGTCCTCATTGCGAACATAA
- a CDS encoding ABC transporter ATP-binding protein: METNQPILSLHQLKKAYNGKEVLKGVDLDVFPGQIIGYIGPNGAGKSTTVKIILGLEEYDAGSVRLFGEEITSASVEYKKRIGYVPELADLYDNLTAQEYLTFSGELYGMAPVEADEKAEKLMSLFGLSEVYHSRIASYSKGMKQKTLIIASLLHDPDILFLDEPINGLDANSVMIFKELLAQLAAEGKTIFYSSHIMDVVEKISSRIILLHQGTVAANGSFEELKNQNLEGSLEEIFNQLTGFTEHKETASEIVSVVRGV; the protein is encoded by the coding sequence ATGGAAACGAATCAACCAATCCTCTCATTGCATCAACTGAAGAAAGCCTACAATGGAAAAGAAGTATTAAAAGGTGTAGACCTTGATGTGTTCCCCGGACAGATCATCGGCTACATTGGTCCGAATGGGGCCGGTAAGAGTACAACAGTTAAAATCATCCTCGGACTTGAAGAATATGATGCCGGCTCAGTGAGGCTGTTCGGAGAAGAAATCACCTCTGCGTCGGTTGAATACAAAAAAAGGATAGGGTATGTGCCTGAACTTGCAGACCTGTACGATAATCTCACGGCACAGGAATACTTGACCTTCAGTGGAGAGCTGTATGGGATGGCCCCGGTCGAAGCGGATGAAAAAGCGGAAAAGCTGATGAGCCTCTTCGGGTTGTCCGAGGTGTATCATTCCAGGATTGCATCCTACTCAAAGGGCATGAAACAGAAGACCCTCATTATTGCGAGTCTCCTTCATGATCCGGATATCCTGTTCCTGGATGAGCCGATCAATGGTCTCGACGCCAATTCCGTGATGATCTTCAAAGAACTGCTGGCGCAGCTTGCTGCGGAGGGCAAGACGATTTTTTATTCCTCCCACATCATGGATGTTGTCGAGAAGATCAGCAGTCGCATCATCCTGCTTCATCAAGGGACGGTCGCAGCGAATGGAAGTTTTGAAGAGTTGAAGAATCAGAATCTCGAAGGTTCCCTCGAGGAAATATTCAATCAGCTGACTGGCTTCACCGAGCATAAGGAAACGGCGTCTGAGATCGTTTCGGTCGTAAGGGGAGTGTAG